The Paracoccus sp. MA genome contains a region encoding:
- the fhuB gene encoding Fe(3+)-hydroxamate ABC transporter permease FhuB — translation MNRAILAAGGVTALALWSIAALSALPPADWPALPWRTSDMTVQQILLAYGLMPRGVLALLAGAALGLAGALMQAVLRNPLADPTTLGTASGAQLAIVAATIFAPDWLVAGNLPIALAGAGAATVLVMALGARRGFAPVTVTIAGMLVGLLASAVATALTLAQGHYLLSLVMWNGGSMAQVDWSGSRHMALALVPALLLAAGLARPLMVMSLGPEGAHGLGLRLAPLRFATLLLAVALSALVSAEIGLVGFVGLAAPAIARSLGARTLLQRLMLAPVAGALVLSLADGLLLAVSAAGGPSLPTGALTGLIGGPLLIWLLPRMKAQVPQRAEEGDRRSHRAARPGRLLAGLAAACLMLAVLTLFGGRGPEGWGFMPAELRETFLPLRAAAILAAASAGALLAGAGAILQRLTANPMAAPEVLGVTGGASLGYAITVMAFGGAGPMMLALGTSAGGALALAGLAGYAMRADLAPARLLLAGLAIGALASAVLGAIMASDDRSAWVILGWLAGSASQVSPPGAAALAGLALALLAALVAAARWLEILPLGGEVGRALGLPLAQVRLGLILLAGLATGAATMLVGPVSFVGLMAPHLARSMGLARAAPFCAGSWLLGAVLMLLAAFGARTASYPYDLPLGLFATLIGAPWLFIMLMKRTSA, via the coding sequence GTGAATCGAGCCATCCTGGCCGCGGGGGGCGTCACGGCGCTGGCGCTGTGGAGCATTGCCGCGCTGTCGGCCCTGCCGCCGGCCGACTGGCCCGCCCTGCCTTGGCGGACCTCGGACATGACGGTCCAGCAGATCCTGCTGGCCTATGGGCTGATGCCGCGCGGGGTCCTGGCCTTGCTGGCGGGCGCGGCGCTGGGACTGGCCGGGGCGCTGATGCAGGCGGTGCTGCGCAATCCGCTGGCCGATCCGACGACGCTGGGCACGGCCTCGGGCGCGCAGCTGGCGATCGTGGCGGCGACGATCTTCGCGCCGGATTGGCTGGTGGCGGGCAACCTGCCCATCGCGCTGGCGGGGGCAGGGGCGGCCACCGTTCTGGTCATGGCGCTGGGGGCGCGGCGAGGGTTCGCGCCGGTCACCGTGACCATCGCCGGCATGCTGGTCGGGCTGCTGGCCTCGGCCGTGGCGACCGCGCTGACGCTGGCGCAGGGGCATTACCTGCTGTCGCTGGTGATGTGGAACGGCGGCTCCATGGCGCAGGTGGACTGGTCGGGCAGCCGGCACATGGCGCTGGCGCTGGTCCCGGCGCTGCTGCTGGCGGCGGGGCTGGCGCGGCCGCTGATGGTCATGTCTCTGGGCCCCGAGGGCGCGCATGGGCTTGGCCTGCGGCTGGCGCCCCTGCGCTTCGCGACCCTGCTGCTGGCGGTTGCCCTTTCGGCCCTGGTCTCGGCCGAGATCGGGCTGGTCGGCTTCGTCGGGCTTGCCGCACCGGCCATCGCCCGCAGCCTGGGCGCGCGGACGCTGCTTCAGCGCCTGATGCTGGCGCCGGTGGCGGGGGCGCTGGTGCTGTCGCTGGCCGACGGCCTGCTGCTGGCCGTGTCGGCCGCGGGCGGCCCGAGCCTGCCCACCGGCGCGCTGACCGGGCTGATCGGCGGGCCGCTGCTGATCTGGCTGCTGCCCCGGATGAAGGCGCAGGTGCCGCAGCGGGCCGAAGAGGGCGACCGCCGCAGCCACCGCGCCGCCCGTCCCGGGCGGCTGCTGGCGGGGCTGGCCGCCGCCTGCCTGATGCTGGCGGTGCTGACGCTGTTCGGCGGCCGCGGGCCGGAGGGCTGGGGCTTCATGCCCGCGGAACTGCGCGAGACCTTCCTGCCCCTGCGCGCCGCCGCGATCCTGGCGGCCGCCTCGGCGGGCGCGTTGCTGGCCGGGGCGGGGGCGATCCTGCAACGGCTGACCGCAAACCCCATGGCGGCGCCCGAGGTGCTGGGCGTGACCGGGGGCGCCTCGCTGGGCTATGCGATCACGGTCATGGCCTTCGGCGGCGCCGGTCCGATGATGCTGGCGCTGGGAACCTCGGCGGGGGGTGCCCTGGCGCTGGCGGGGCTGGCGGGCTATGCGATGCGCGCCGATCTGGCGCCCGCGCGCCTGCTGCTGGCGGGGCTGGCCATCGGCGCGCTGGCCTCGGCGGTGCTGGGCGCGATCATGGCTTCGGACGACCGCTCGGCCTGGGTGATCCTGGGCTGGCTGGCGGGCAGCGCCTCGCAGGTCTCGCCCCCGGGCGCCGCCGCCTTGGCCGGGCTGGCGCTGGCGCTGCTGGCCGCGCTGGTCGCTGCCGCCCGCTGGCTCGAGATCCTGCCGCTCGGCGGCGAGGTCGGCCGCGCGCTCGGCCTGCCGCTGGCGCAGGTGCGGCTGGGGCTGATCCTGCTGGCGGGGCTGGCCACCGGGGCGGCGACGATGCTGGTCGGCCCGGTCAGCTTCGTCGGCCTGATGGCGCCGCATCTGGCGCGCAGCATGGGCCTTGCCCGCGCCGCGCCCTTCTGCGCCGGAAGCTGGCTGCTGGGCGCGGTGCTGATGCTGCTCGCTGCCTTCGGGGCACGCACCGCCAGCTATCCCTATGACCTGCCGCTGGGGCTGTTCGCCACGCTGATCGGCGCGCCCTGGCTGTTCATCATGCTGATGAAAAGGACCTCCGCATGA
- a CDS encoding ABC transporter ATP-binding protein encodes MTLFTLSGVTYDVPGRRLIEGLDLQIRPGMVTALIGRNGSGKSTLLKLISGQNRPSAGRIAYAGRDLADWSPRDLARDLAYLPQVTPPAEGMLVEELVALGRFPWRGALGRFRAQDHAAVDAAIARCHVGHLRGRLVDTLSGGERQRSWIAMMLAQGARTLLLDEPISALDVAHQVEVLDLVHGMCRDEGLSAIVVLHDLNMAARYCDHVVALGSGRLLLDGPIGALMTPEALLEIYGLPMHVATHDGHAFALPR; translated from the coding sequence ATGACGCTTTTCACCCTGTCGGGCGTCACCTATGACGTGCCGGGCCGCCGGCTGATCGAGGGGCTGGACCTGCAGATCCGCCCCGGCATGGTCACGGCCCTGATCGGGCGCAACGGTTCGGGAAAATCGACGCTGCTGAAGCTGATCTCGGGGCAGAACCGGCCCTCGGCCGGACGCATCGCCTATGCCGGCCGCGATCTGGCGGACTGGTCGCCGCGCGACCTGGCCCGCGACCTGGCCTATCTGCCGCAGGTCACGCCGCCGGCCGAAGGGATGCTGGTCGAGGAACTGGTGGCGCTTGGCCGCTTTCCTTGGCGCGGCGCGCTTGGCCGCTTCCGCGCGCAGGATCACGCCGCCGTCGATGCCGCCATCGCCCGCTGCCATGTCGGCCATCTGCGCGGCCGCCTGGTCGATACCCTGTCGGGCGGCGAACGCCAGCGCAGCTGGATCGCGATGATGCTGGCGCAGGGCGCGCGGACGCTGCTGCTGGACGAGCCGATCTCGGCGCTCGACGTCGCGCATCAGGTCGAGGTGCTGGACCTGGTGCATGGCATGTGCCGGGACGAGGGGTTGTCGGCCATCGTCGTGCTGCACGACCTGAACATGGCGGCGCGCTATTGCGACCATGTGGTCGCGCTTGGTTCCGGCAGGCTGCTGCTGGACGGCCCCATCGGCGCGCTGATGACGCCCGAGGCGCTGCTGGAGATCTATGGCCTGCCCATGCATGTCGCAACGCATGACGGCCATGCCTTCGCCTTGCCGCGCTAG
- a CDS encoding MFS transporter, with amino-acid sequence MTTATMTAARARTHVTVLVMLGLTHLLNDMMQSLIPAAYPILKEAYALDFVQIGMITLTFQIAGSLLQPVIGMVTDRDPAPYSPVAGMMFTLSGLVSLAFAHSYGVILVSVALIGIGSSIFHPEATRMARYAAGGRQGLAQGIFQVGGQAGGALGPVFAALIIVPWGQPSLAWFAVAALMAMMLLVWIGSRQRQISAEFVAMRSAARKDGRGHVSHAPLTIGIGLVVLTLLMFSKNAYGESFRSFYTFYLMDRFGLSIPSAQMMLFVFLLASAAGALIGGIVGDRIGRYRIIWISVLGPLPLTLVLPYADLFWTGVLTVAINLIMASAFASILIYAMELLPGRIGLIGGLFYGLNFGLGGIAAAILGGLADSYGVEAVYRLCSFLPLAGLLAWFLPRIDEGH; translated from the coding sequence ATGACCACCGCCACCATGACCGCCGCCCGCGCCAGAACCCATGTGACCGTGCTGGTCATGCTGGGCCTGACGCATCTGCTGAACGACATGATGCAGTCGCTGATCCCCGCCGCCTATCCGATCCTCAAGGAGGCCTATGCGCTGGATTTCGTTCAGATCGGCATGATCACCCTGACCTTCCAGATCGCCGGATCGCTGCTGCAGCCGGTGATCGGCATGGTGACGGACCGCGACCCGGCGCCCTACTCTCCGGTGGCGGGCATGATGTTCACCCTCTCGGGCCTGGTCAGCCTGGCCTTTGCCCACAGCTACGGCGTCATCCTGGTCTCGGTGGCGCTGATCGGCATCGGCTCGTCGATCTTCCACCCCGAGGCGACGCGGATGGCGCGCTATGCGGCGGGCGGCCGGCAGGGGCTGGCGCAGGGCATCTTCCAGGTCGGCGGGCAGGCGGGCGGGGCGCTGGGACCGGTCTTCGCGGCGCTGATCATCGTGCCCTGGGGCCAGCCCAGCCTGGCATGGTTCGCCGTCGCCGCGCTGATGGCCATGATGCTGCTGGTCTGGATCGGCAGCCGCCAGCGGCAGATCAGCGCCGAATTCGTGGCGATGCGCTCGGCTGCCCGCAAGGACGGGCGCGGCCACGTCTCGCACGCGCCCCTGACCATCGGCATCGGGCTGGTGGTGCTGACGCTGCTGATGTTCTCCAAGAACGCTTATGGCGAGAGCTTCCGTTCATTCTACACCTTCTATCTGATGGACCGCTTCGGCTTGTCGATCCCCTCGGCGCAGATGATGCTGTTCGTCTTCCTGCTGGCTTCGGCAGCGGGGGCGTTGATCGGCGGCATTGTCGGCGACCGCATCGGCCGCTATCGCATCATCTGGATCTCGGTGCTGGGGCCGTTGCCGCTGACGCTGGTGCTGCCCTATGCCGACCTGTTCTGGACCGGGGTGCTGACGGTGGCGATCAACCTGATCATGGCCAGCGCCTTCGCCTCGATCCTGATCTATGCGATGGAGCTGCTGCCGGGCCGCATCGGGCTGATCGGCGGGCTGTTCTATGGGTTGAACTTCGGCCTTGGCGGCATCGCGGCGGCGATCCTCGGCGGTCTGGCCGACAGCTACGGCGTCGAGGCGGTCTATAGGCTATGCTCCTTCCTGCCGCTGGCCGGGCTGCTCGCCTGGTTCCTGCCCCGGATCGACGAGGGGCATTAG
- a CDS encoding TetR/AcrR family transcriptional regulator gives MGRKRSIDRDELMAAIERVARRSGIAGLSIDAVAKEAGISKSSVVYDCDSKAGLLAAFIRHKMAQHQARFVDIRARHEGQPNARLRALIDECRRVPTDEELDMAMLISTSMGEHAECREIMREMLAGDAETVAAQAGDRRRMLMALLTLHGMEFLEYFGFHRFDQETRNDILDELMAVVESDPGAAGD, from the coding sequence ATGGGACGCAAGCGCAGCATCGATCGCGACGAGCTGATGGCCGCCATCGAGCGGGTGGCGCGCCGTTCGGGCATTGCCGGGCTCAGCATCGATGCCGTCGCCAAGGAAGCGGGGATCAGCAAGTCCAGCGTGGTCTATGACTGCGACAGCAAGGCCGGGCTGCTCGCCGCCTTCATCCGTCACAAGATGGCCCAGCACCAGGCGCGTTTCGTCGATATCCGTGCCCGGCACGAGGGCCAGCCCAATGCCCGGCTGCGCGCGCTGATCGATGAGTGCCGGCGCGTGCCGACCGACGAAGAGCTGGACATGGCGATGCTGATCAGCACCAGCATGGGCGAACACGCGGAATGTCGCGAGATCATGCGCGAGATGCTGGCCGGCGATGCCGAGACGGTCGCGGCCCAGGCCGGCGACCGGCGGCGGATGCTGATGGCGCTTCTGACCCTGCACGGTATGGAATTCCTCGAATATTTCGGCTTTCACCGTTTCGACCAGGAAACCCGCAATGACATCCTCGACGAATTGATGGCGGTCGTGGAAAGCGACCCCGGCGCAGCCGGAGACTGA
- a CDS encoding efflux RND transporter periplasmic adaptor subunit, which yields MTMRFSPGVSAGLVLCCLMAASPLAAQQLPPPQVSVQEMTPEALPVVNELPGRVAATRVAEVRPRVGGIVIERVFEQGGKVEAGDVLYRIDPAPYDVRVASAEGALARAEATALNAADQEKRARALRERKVTAGVDLDNAATALAQAQADVAIARASLQEAQLNRSYTEVTAPIAGVVGRALVTEGALVNAQTDIMATIQQLDPVYVDFTQSSSELFALRRALAAGQLAMTSADAAEVRLIFDDGSEYAHPGKLLFSEASVDSSTGQITLRAEFPNPEGELLPGLYVRVRIEQAVRDNALTVPQMAVQRDQSGQAYVYALKDDETVERRDVTLGQTTDNRWLVESGLKPGDRVVVMGAQKLYPDAKVVPQPVDAAQPPVPAGAAAAAPAPAQE from the coding sequence ATGACGATGAGATTTTCCCCCGGCGTTTCCGCCGGGCTTGTGCTTTGCTGCCTGATGGCGGCCTCGCCGCTGGCCGCGCAGCAGCTTCCGCCGCCGCAGGTCAGCGTGCAGGAGATGACACCCGAGGCGCTGCCGGTGGTGAACGAATTGCCCGGCCGCGTGGCCGCGACCCGCGTCGCCGAGGTGCGGCCGCGCGTCGGCGGCATCGTGATCGAGCGCGTTTTCGAACAGGGCGGCAAGGTCGAAGCGGGCGACGTGCTGTATCGCATCGATCCCGCCCCCTATGACGTGCGCGTCGCCAGCGCCGAGGGTGCGCTGGCCCGGGCCGAGGCCACGGCGCTGAACGCCGCAGACCAGGAAAAGCGTGCCCGCGCCCTGCGCGAGCGCAAGGTGACGGCGGGGGTCGATCTGGACAATGCCGCCACCGCGCTGGCCCAGGCCCAGGCGGATGTGGCCATCGCCCGCGCCTCGCTGCAGGAGGCGCAGTTGAACCGCTCCTATACCGAGGTCACGGCGCCCATCGCCGGCGTGGTCGGCCGGGCGCTGGTGACCGAGGGCGCGCTGGTCAATGCCCAGACCGATATCATGGCGACCATCCAGCAGCTCGACCCGGTCTATGTGGACTTCACCCAGTCCTCGTCCGAACTGTTCGCGCTGCGCCGCGCGCTGGCGGCGGGGCAGCTGGCCATGACCTCGGCCGATGCGGCCGAGGTGCGGCTGATCTTCGACGACGGCAGCGAATATGCCCATCCCGGCAAGCTGCTGTTTTCGGAAGCCAGCGTGGACAGCTCGACCGGGCAGATCACCCTGCGCGCCGAGTTCCCGAACCCCGAGGGCGAGTTGCTGCCCGGGCTTTACGTGCGGGTGCGGATCGAGCAGGCGGTGCGCGACAACGCCCTGACCGTGCCGCAGATGGCGGTGCAGCGCGACCAGTCGGGCCAAGCCTATGTCTATGCGCTGAAGGACGACGAAACGGTCGAGCGCCGCGACGTGACCCTGGGCCAGACCACCGACAACCGCTGGCTGGTGGAAAGCGGGCTGAAGCCGGGCGACCGGGTCGTGGTCATGGGGGCGCAGAAGCTTTACCCCGACGCCAAGGTGGTGCCGCAGCCCGTGGACGCGGCCCAGCCGCCGGTGCCGGCCG